From one Nonomuraea polychroma genomic stretch:
- a CDS encoding CoA-acylating methylmalonate-semialdehyde dehydrogenase, whose product MSTLTTRITHLIGGRPWEGAAERTGDVRNPATGAVTGRVDFASTSLVGQAVATARAAWPGWAGTSLAKRSQVLFAFRELLNARKHEIAALITAEHGKVLDDALGEVTRGLEVAEFACGIPHLLKGGFTENASTKVDVYSIRQPLGVVAVISPFNFPAMVPLWFIPVAIACGNAVILKPSEKDPSAALAVARLWTEAGLPDGIMNVVHGDKEAVDALLTHPDVRAVSFVGSTPIAKYVYETGTAHGKRVQALGGAKNHMLVLPDADLDLAADAAVNAGFGSAGERCMAISALLAVDTVADELVEKIKDRMSKLRTGDGTRGCDMGPLVTGQHRDKVAGYVEAGAAEGAALVVDGREGDFDGGEDGFWLGPTLFDHVTPDMSIYRDEIFGPVLSVVRVQSYDEGLDLINANPYGNGTAIFTNDGGAARRFQNEVEVGMVGINVPIPVPVAYYSFGGWKSSLFGDTHAHGTEGVHFFTRGKVVTSRWLDPSHGGLNLGFPQND is encoded by the coding sequence ATGAGTACGTTGACCACCCGCATCACCCACCTCATCGGCGGCCGCCCGTGGGAGGGCGCTGCCGAGCGCACCGGCGACGTGCGCAACCCGGCGACGGGGGCCGTCACCGGCCGCGTCGACTTCGCCTCCACTTCGCTCGTCGGCCAGGCCGTCGCGACGGCGCGGGCGGCCTGGCCCGGCTGGGCGGGCACCTCGCTCGCCAAGCGCTCCCAGGTGCTGTTCGCCTTCCGCGAGCTGCTGAACGCGCGCAAGCACGAGATCGCCGCGCTGATCACCGCCGAGCACGGCAAGGTCCTCGACGACGCGCTCGGCGAGGTCACCCGGGGGCTCGAGGTCGCCGAATTCGCCTGCGGCATCCCGCACCTGCTCAAGGGCGGGTTCACCGAGAACGCCTCCACCAAGGTCGACGTGTACTCCATCCGGCAGCCGCTCGGCGTCGTGGCCGTGATCTCGCCGTTCAACTTCCCGGCCATGGTCCCGCTGTGGTTCATCCCGGTCGCCATCGCCTGCGGCAACGCGGTGATACTCAAGCCCAGCGAGAAGGATCCCTCGGCGGCGCTCGCCGTGGCCCGCCTGTGGACCGAGGCCGGCCTGCCCGACGGGATCATGAACGTCGTGCACGGCGACAAGGAGGCCGTGGACGCGCTGCTCACCCACCCCGACGTACGGGCCGTCTCCTTCGTCGGCTCCACCCCGATCGCCAAGTACGTCTACGAGACCGGCACCGCCCACGGCAAGCGGGTCCAGGCGCTCGGCGGCGCCAAGAACCACATGCTCGTCCTGCCCGACGCCGACCTCGACCTGGCCGCCGATGCCGCGGTCAACGCCGGCTTCGGCTCGGCGGGCGAGCGGTGCATGGCGATCTCGGCGCTCCTCGCGGTCGACACCGTCGCCGACGAGCTCGTCGAGAAGATCAAGGACCGCATGAGCAAGCTGCGTACCGGCGACGGCACTCGCGGCTGCGACATGGGCCCGCTGGTCACCGGCCAGCACCGCGACAAGGTGGCAGGGTACGTCGAGGCGGGAGCCGCGGAGGGGGCGGCTCTCGTCGTCGACGGCCGGGAGGGGGACTTCGACGGCGGTGAGGACGGCTTCTGGCTCGGTCCCACCCTGTTCGACCACGTCACGCCGGACATGTCCATCTACCGCGACGAGATCTTCGGCCCTGTGCTGTCCGTCGTGCGGGTGCAGTCGTACGACGAGGGGCTCGACCTCATCAACGCCAACCCGTACGGCAACGGCACCGCCATCTTCACCAACGACGGCGGGGCGGCGCGCCGCTTCCAGAACGAGGTGGAGGTCGGGATGGTCGGCATCAACGTGCCGATTCCGGTGCCGGTGGCGTACTACTCCTTCGGCGGCTGGAAGAGCAGCCTGTTCGGTGACACCCACGCCCACGGCACCGAGGGCGTGCACTTCTTCACCCGCGGCAAGGTCGTGACCTCCCGCTGGCTCGACCCGTCGCACGGCGGCCTCAACCTCGGGTTCCCGCAGAACGACTGA
- a CDS encoding LacI family DNA-binding transcriptional regulator, with protein sequence MADVAARVGVSRALVSLVFRNEPGASKETRDRVLRAADELGYRPDNAARLLARNRSMVLGVMINIRNAFHADLVEAIYAEAERLGYEVLLSALGPTRDERKVVEALLGHRCEALILLGPNAGTDYLAELGAHTPTVVVGRRVPASGVDTVHTAENKGMRQAVDHLVGLGHRAIAHIDGGDGPGSAERRRAYRTAMRDHGLQDEIRVLPGDHTEESGEAAGETLLGDASLPTAVLAGNDRCAMGLMHVLSRAGVVIPKDISVVGYDDSHIAHLSHINLTTVRQDAEQMATLAVRSAVERLDDRRLPSRELILDARLVVRGTTAPPRS encoded by the coding sequence ATGGCGGATGTCGCCGCGCGGGTCGGCGTGTCACGGGCGCTGGTCTCGCTCGTCTTCCGCAACGAGCCGGGAGCGAGCAAGGAGACACGCGACCGGGTCCTCCGGGCCGCCGACGAGCTCGGCTACCGTCCGGACAACGCGGCGCGGCTCCTCGCCCGCAACCGCAGCATGGTCCTCGGCGTGATGATCAATATCCGCAACGCCTTCCATGCCGACCTCGTCGAGGCCATCTACGCCGAGGCCGAACGGCTCGGCTACGAGGTCCTGCTCAGCGCCCTCGGCCCCACCCGGGACGAGCGGAAGGTCGTGGAGGCCCTGCTGGGTCACCGCTGCGAGGCGCTGATCCTGCTCGGCCCGAACGCGGGGACCGACTACCTCGCCGAGCTGGGCGCCCACACCCCCACCGTGGTCGTGGGACGCCGCGTCCCGGCAAGTGGCGTCGACACCGTCCACACCGCGGAGAACAAGGGCATGCGCCAGGCCGTGGACCATCTGGTGGGCCTCGGGCACCGCGCCATCGCGCACATCGACGGCGGTGACGGGCCCGGCTCCGCCGAGCGCCGCCGCGCGTACCGCACCGCCATGCGCGACCACGGACTCCAGGACGAGATCCGGGTCCTTCCCGGAGATCACACCGAGGAGTCCGGGGAGGCGGCAGGCGAGACCTTGCTGGGCGACGCCTCGTTGCCGACCGCCGTGCTGGCCGGCAACGACCGGTGCGCCATGGGGCTCATGCACGTGCTCAGCCGGGCGGGGGTCGTCATCCCGAAAGACATCTCGGTGGTGGGTTACGACGACAGCCACATAGCGCACCTGTCCCACATCAACCTCACCACCGTGCGGCAGGACGCCGAGCAGATGGCCACGCTCGCGGTGCGCTCGGCGGTGGAGCGCCTGGACGACCGGCGGCTCCCCTCCCGCGAGCTCATCCTCGACGCCCGCCTCGTCGTCCGCGGCACCACCGCACCGCCGCGCTCGTGA
- a CDS encoding ABC transporter permease produces MSNTTSGGAPSPTMEDQPTTAIPARRVRTEPFGGWLRLVRGRGALEIGIIFVLVQIGCVVAYLVAPDSFPYLSEANFNVLSQSIPVLAILAIGAGVLMIAGEFDLSLGMNYTFCALVFIHWYSSGDVIGAFVVTFAMGIGIALLNGVIVTRFKIPSFIVTLGMMLFWDGAALFYNGTSAARMQRGETLQTIFAGQIGPFRGQVVWLALVAVFFWVLMHRHKLGNHIFAVGGNESAARAISINPTRVKLIAFGILGLCVALAAILVAVRTQSVQPGTGRGMELQAIAAAVVGGVSLRGGKGSVLGMVLGAALILVLQDILLLSGAPGFYLNLFIGVIIVVAAVFNRLIEGKAE; encoded by the coding sequence ATGAGCAACACGACCAGCGGCGGAGCGCCGTCGCCGACCATGGAGGATCAGCCCACGACGGCGATCCCCGCCCGGAGAGTCCGTACTGAGCCGTTCGGCGGATGGCTTCGGCTGGTACGCGGCCGCGGCGCGCTCGAGATCGGCATCATCTTCGTGCTCGTGCAGATCGGATGCGTCGTCGCCTACCTGGTGGCGCCGGACAGCTTCCCGTACCTGTCAGAGGCCAACTTCAACGTGCTGAGCCAGTCGATCCCGGTCCTCGCGATCCTGGCGATCGGCGCGGGCGTGCTGATGATCGCCGGCGAGTTCGACCTGTCTCTGGGGATGAACTACACCTTCTGTGCGCTGGTGTTCATCCACTGGTACTCCAGCGGGGACGTCATCGGCGCGTTCGTCGTGACCTTCGCCATGGGCATCGGCATCGCCCTGCTCAACGGCGTGATCGTGACCAGGTTCAAGATCCCGTCGTTCATCGTCACGCTCGGCATGATGTTGTTCTGGGACGGCGCCGCGCTGTTCTACAACGGCACCTCGGCCGCGCGCATGCAGCGCGGCGAGACCCTGCAGACCATCTTCGCCGGACAGATCGGCCCCTTCCGCGGTCAGGTCGTGTGGCTGGCTCTGGTCGCGGTGTTCTTCTGGGTGCTCATGCACCGCCACAAGCTCGGCAACCACATCTTCGCCGTGGGCGGCAACGAGTCCGCGGCCCGGGCGATCTCCATCAACCCGACCCGCGTCAAGCTGATCGCCTTCGGCATCCTCGGGCTGTGCGTGGCGCTCGCCGCGATCCTCGTCGCCGTGCGGACGCAGTCCGTCCAGCCCGGCACCGGCCGCGGCATGGAGCTGCAGGCCATCGCCGCGGCCGTGGTCGGCGGCGTGTCGCTGCGCGGCGGCAAGGGGAGCGTGCTCGGCATGGTGCTCGGCGCCGCGCTCATCCTCGTGCTGCAGGACATCCTGCTGCTCTCCGGAGCCCCCGGCTTCTACCTCAACCTCTTCATCGGCGTGATCATCGTCGTCGCCGCCGTCTTCAACCGCCTCATCGAAGGGAAAGCCGAATGA
- a CDS encoding substrate-binding domain-containing protein: MPLLALALAGCSNASNGAGAGSSALSTEPAAAASGAGLQSGLGGRAQNRKITFLLSQDPGDSFWGTISQGAKDAAELFNVELNLQTSQGDPGKYNDLIGSAVADKPAALAVVIDDPKRYTENVCAASKAGIAVLAYNITQEGDVAACTSGFVGQNFEEAGFLLGRRLIAEAKLPQGAKVFTPVEFPEQVYAIQRNAGVQKALDAIGAKTEMVATGIDDAGALDKMSQYLLGHKDIAAIVPLGGTPHRNIEAAMTDVGVKVPVVGFDLSKPVIDGIKSGTILAAADQQPYIQGFQTVAQLALKLDFDLSPATINSGGGGLVDKSNVAIVEQLAGTIR, encoded by the coding sequence GTGCCCCTTCTCGCGCTCGCCCTCGCCGGCTGCTCGAATGCCTCGAACGGTGCCGGCGCCGGTTCGAGCGCACTGTCCACGGAGCCCGCCGCGGCCGCCTCGGGGGCGGGGCTGCAGTCCGGGCTCGGCGGCCGGGCCCAGAACCGCAAGATCACCTTCCTGCTCTCCCAGGATCCCGGCGACTCCTTCTGGGGCACCATCTCGCAGGGCGCCAAGGACGCGGCCGAACTGTTCAACGTCGAGCTGAACCTGCAGACGAGCCAGGGCGACCCGGGCAAGTACAACGACCTGATCGGCAGCGCCGTCGCGGACAAGCCCGCCGCCCTCGCCGTGGTGATCGACGACCCGAAGCGCTACACCGAGAACGTCTGCGCCGCCTCCAAGGCCGGCATCGCGGTGCTCGCGTACAACATCACGCAGGAAGGCGACGTCGCCGCGTGCACCTCGGGCTTCGTCGGCCAGAACTTCGAGGAGGCCGGCTTCCTGCTCGGCCGGCGTCTGATCGCCGAGGCGAAGCTGCCGCAGGGCGCCAAGGTGTTCACCCCGGTCGAGTTCCCCGAGCAGGTGTACGCCATCCAGCGCAACGCCGGGGTCCAGAAGGCCCTCGACGCCATCGGCGCGAAGACCGAGATGGTCGCGACCGGCATCGACGACGCGGGCGCGCTGGACAAGATGAGCCAGTATCTGCTCGGCCACAAGGACATCGCGGCCATCGTGCCGCTGGGCGGCACCCCGCACCGCAACATCGAGGCGGCGATGACCGACGTCGGCGTCAAGGTCCCGGTGGTCGGCTTCGACCTGTCCAAGCCGGTCATCGACGGCATCAAGAGCGGGACCATCCTCGCCGCGGCCGACCAGCAGCCGTACATCCAGGGCTTTCAGACCGTGGCCCAGCTGGCGCTGAAGCTCGACTTCGACCTCAGCCCCGCGACGATCAACTCCGGCGGCGGCGGTCTGGTGGACAAGTCCAACGTCGCGATCGTCGAGCAACTGGCAGGCACGATCCGCTGA
- a CDS encoding TIM barrel protein, protein MTLPNTGSLSRIRLGTAPDSWGVWFPDDPGQVPWNRFLDEVAAAGYEWIELGPYGYLPTDPEQLRDELGRRGLRLSGGAVFSGLHRGREALKEAVEECRAEAGLLTALGAKYLVSLPEGYTDLDGNLTQPVDLTPEQWKHLTTGMSELARVLHEECGVELVFHPHADSHVDTQERVLRFLEDTDPDVVSLCLDTGHISYCGGDNIEIIRAFPERIGYVHLKQVDPEIVRQVREEGLCFAEAVRRGAMIEPPAGIPAMEPLLAELGRLDADLFAIVEQDLYPCPADMPLPIATRTRTYLNGCGLRP, encoded by the coding sequence ATGACGTTGCCGAACACCGGTTCCCTGTCCCGCATCCGGCTGGGCACGGCCCCCGACTCCTGGGGTGTGTGGTTCCCCGACGACCCCGGCCAGGTGCCCTGGAACCGCTTCCTCGACGAGGTGGCCGCGGCCGGCTACGAATGGATCGAGCTCGGCCCGTACGGCTACCTGCCCACCGACCCGGAGCAGCTGCGTGACGAGCTCGGCCGGCGCGGGCTCCGGCTCTCCGGCGGCGCTGTGTTCTCCGGGCTGCACCGCGGCCGGGAGGCGCTGAAGGAGGCCGTCGAGGAGTGCCGCGCGGAGGCGGGACTGCTCACCGCGCTCGGCGCGAAATACCTGGTCTCGCTCCCCGAGGGATACACCGACCTCGACGGGAACCTCACCCAGCCGGTGGACCTGACCCCCGAGCAGTGGAAGCACCTCACCACCGGGATGTCGGAGCTGGCCCGCGTCCTCCACGAGGAATGCGGCGTCGAGCTGGTCTTCCACCCCCACGCCGACAGCCACGTCGACACCCAGGAACGTGTGCTGCGGTTCCTGGAGGACACCGACCCCGACGTCGTCTCGCTCTGCCTCGACACCGGCCACATCTCCTACTGCGGCGGGGACAACATCGAGATCATCCGCGCGTTCCCCGAGCGGATCGGATACGTGCATCTCAAGCAGGTGGATCCCGAGATCGTCCGGCAGGTCCGAGAGGAGGGCCTGTGCTTCGCCGAGGCCGTACGGCGCGGCGCCATGATCGAGCCGCCCGCCGGCATCCCGGCCATGGAGCCGTTGCTGGCCGAGCTCGGCCGGCTGGACGCCGACCTGTTCGCGATCGTCGAGCAGGACCTCTACCCGTGCCCAGCGGACATGCCGCTGCCCATCGCCACCCGCACCCGCACGTACCTCAACGGCTGCGGCCTGCGTCCCTGA
- a CDS encoding ATP-binding cassette domain-containing protein, with protein sequence MSSNGPEPGGEVLLELSGITKRYGPNVCLNDVGFQIRKGEVVGLLGDNGAGKSTLVKIMSGVVRADAGAFAWRGEKLTAPTRQDTEKLGIETIFQDSALVPSLTITRNIFMGRELTNRLGLLKLRAMDRIAGDILDSVVTIEGIKSPRQLVSSLSGGQQQAVAIARAVHFKRSLLVLDEPTSALAVRATEALLAYLTRLKGEGVSSVLVTHNLHHAYEVCDRHIVMNHGRKILDTTREQTSVKELTAAVVEGETGLRRHRESLITERK encoded by the coding sequence ATGAGCTCGAACGGCCCCGAGCCGGGCGGCGAGGTCCTCCTGGAGCTGTCGGGCATCACCAAGCGCTACGGGCCCAACGTCTGCCTGAACGACGTCGGCTTCCAGATCCGCAAGGGCGAGGTGGTCGGCCTGCTCGGCGACAACGGCGCGGGCAAATCCACGCTGGTCAAGATCATGTCGGGGGTCGTCCGGGCGGACGCGGGCGCATTCGCCTGGCGAGGAGAGAAGCTGACCGCGCCGACCCGCCAGGACACCGAGAAGCTCGGCATCGAGACGATCTTCCAGGACTCGGCACTGGTCCCGTCGCTCACCATCACCCGCAACATCTTCATGGGCCGCGAACTCACCAACCGGCTCGGCCTGCTGAAGCTGCGTGCGATGGACCGCATCGCCGGGGACATCCTCGACAGCGTCGTGACGATCGAGGGCATCAAGAGCCCCCGGCAGCTCGTGAGCTCGCTGTCCGGCGGTCAGCAGCAGGCCGTGGCGATCGCCCGCGCCGTGCACTTCAAACGCAGCCTGCTCGTTCTCGACGAGCCCACCAGCGCCCTGGCCGTGCGGGCCACCGAGGCCCTGCTGGCCTACCTCACCCGCCTCAAGGGCGAGGGCGTCAGCTCCGTGCTGGTCACGCACAACCTGCACCACGCGTACGAGGTGTGCGACCGGCACATCGTGATGAACCACGGGCGCAAGATCCTCGACACGACGCGCGAGCAGACCTCCGTCAAGGAGCTCACCGCCGCCGTGGTCGAAGGCGAGACCGGGCTGCGGCGCCACCGCGAATCCCTGATCACCGAAAGGAAATGA
- a CDS encoding ATP-binding cassette domain-containing protein, whose translation MSAPILELDDVGKSYGNVHALRGCSLRVRQGEVTCVLGDNGAGKSTLIKIISGLHDHSEGVMKVDGEATRFGSPREAQTGGIATVYQDLALAPLMSVWRNFFLGNEIRTGLLRVLDIERMKQICHDELAKMGVVIPDLDRPVGGLSGGQRQCIAIARAIYFGARVIILDEPTAALGVKQSGVVLKYIVKARDAGLGVIFITHNPHHAYLVGNHFVILKLGRVVLDAHRDELTLQQLTAEMAGGQELEELSHELRGAEPGKVAAPAAVPHGQVQAPELGPGDRATDPEGR comes from the coding sequence CGGGTCCGGCAGGGCGAGGTCACCTGCGTGCTCGGCGACAACGGCGCGGGAAAGTCGACCCTCATCAAGATCATCTCCGGCCTGCACGACCACAGCGAAGGCGTCATGAAGGTCGACGGGGAGGCCACCAGGTTCGGCTCCCCGCGCGAGGCCCAGACCGGCGGCATCGCCACGGTGTACCAGGACCTCGCGCTCGCGCCCCTCATGTCGGTGTGGCGGAACTTCTTCCTCGGCAACGAGATCCGCACGGGGCTCCTGCGCGTCCTCGACATCGAGCGCATGAAGCAGATCTGCCACGACGAGCTGGCCAAGATGGGGGTGGTCATCCCCGATCTGGACCGGCCGGTGGGCGGACTGTCCGGCGGCCAGCGCCAGTGCATCGCCATCGCGCGCGCCATCTATTTCGGCGCGAGGGTGATCATCCTGGACGAGCCGACCGCCGCCCTCGGCGTCAAGCAGTCCGGCGTCGTCCTGAAGTACATCGTCAAAGCCCGTGACGCCGGTCTCGGCGTCATCTTCATCACGCACAACCCGCACCATGCCTACCTGGTCGGCAATCACTTCGTGATTCTCAAGCTGGGCCGCGTCGTGCTCGACGCGCACCGCGACGAGCTGACCCTTCAGCAGCTGACCGCGGAGATGGCCGGCGGCCAGGAGCTCGAGGAGCTCAGCCACGAGTTGCGCGGAGCGGAGCCGGGCAAGGTCGCCGCACCCGCCGCGGTGCCGCACGGGCAGGTGCAGGCGCCCGAGCTCGGCCCCGGCGACCGCGCCACAGATCCGGAAGGACGATGA